The following are from one region of the Lacinutrix sp. Bg11-31 genome:
- a CDS encoding gamma carbonic anhydrase family protein: MPIIKPVNGKSPQLPEDCYIAENATIVGDVQVGKQCSIWFNAVLRGDVNYIKLGNKVNVQDGAIVHCTYQKYPTIIGNNVSIGHNAIVHGCTIQDNVLIGMGSIVMDNCVIESNSIVAAGAVVTQNTTVESGSIYAGVPAKKVKDISKELINGEINRIAENYVKYSSWFK; encoded by the coding sequence ATGCCAATAATAAAACCAGTAAACGGAAAAAGCCCACAATTACCAGAAGACTGCTACATTGCAGAAAACGCAACTATTGTTGGAGATGTACAAGTAGGAAAACAATGTAGTATCTGGTTTAATGCTGTGTTACGAGGCGATGTAAATTATATAAAACTGGGTAATAAGGTAAATGTACAAGATGGAGCAATTGTGCATTGCACATACCAAAAATACCCAACAATTATTGGGAATAATGTGTCTATTGGACACAATGCCATAGTGCATGGTTGTACCATTCAAGATAATGTACTTATAGGAATGGGAAGTATAGTTATGGATAACTGCGTTATAGAAAGTAATAGTATAGTTGCGGCAGGAGCAGTAGTTACACAAAACACTACAGTAGAATCTGGAAGTATTTACGCAGGAGTTCCAGCGAAAAAAGTTAAAGACATTAGTAAAGAATTAATTAATGGAGAAATAAACCGCATTGCTGAGAATTATGTGAAATATTCTAGTTGGTTTAAGTAA
- a CDS encoding OmpH family outer membrane protein, whose product MKIKVLFLLTIVSMLSFQANAQRGVRVGYIDTEYILQNVPEYTEATSQLDSKVQKWKGEIETKLKIVEQKRTDLNNEKALLTKELIEEREEDITFEEKEVLDYQQKRFGPNGDLMIQKRQLMQPVQDQIFQAVQDIAKAKKYDFVFDKSADLVMLYSAERFDMSEQVLRTITRSSKRKQLKSKKDKKEAKDEDVTVEIDESKDARQLALDKKKADRAALQEARKKEIADKRAAAIAAREKAKQDKLDARNKTKEGTENNKEEGTEDNKAETGDAPKTKEQILEARKQKKLADRAARKKMLEDKRQKTLEDRKKAKEEKDSAPEDENQDD is encoded by the coding sequence ATGAAAATTAAAGTTCTTTTTTTATTGACCATAGTATCAATGCTATCCTTTCAAGCAAACGCGCAACGTGGAGTGAGAGTTGGATATATAGATACCGAATATATTTTACAAAACGTACCTGAATATACTGAGGCAACTTCACAGTTAGATTCAAAAGTTCAGAAATGGAAAGGTGAGATAGAAACAAAATTAAAAATTGTAGAACAAAAGAGAACCGACTTAAATAACGAGAAGGCACTTTTAACTAAAGAATTAATTGAAGAACGCGAAGAAGATATCACTTTTGAAGAAAAGGAAGTATTAGATTATCAGCAAAAGCGATTTGGACCTAATGGAGATTTAATGATCCAAAAGAGACAATTAATGCAGCCCGTTCAAGATCAAATTTTTCAAGCAGTTCAAGATATTGCTAAAGCAAAAAAATACGATTTTGTTTTCGACAAGTCCGCAGATCTAGTAATGCTATATTCAGCAGAGCGTTTTGATATGAGCGAGCAAGTTTTAAGAACTATTACACGCTCTTCTAAAAGAAAGCAGCTAAAGTCTAAGAAAGATAAAAAAGAAGCTAAAGATGAGGATGTAACTGTAGAAATAGACGAAAGCAAAGACGCAAGACAACTCGCTTTAGATAAGAAAAAAGCAGATAGAGCAGCGTTACAAGAAGCTAGAAAAAAAGAGATTGCAGATAAAAGAGCAGCAGCAATTGCAGCAAGAGAAAAAGCAAAACAAGATAAGCTAGACGCAAGAAATAAAACTAAAGAAGGTACAGAGAACAATAAAGAAGAAGGTACCGAAGATAATAAAGCAGAAACTGGAGATGCTCCTAAAACTAAAGAACAAATTTTAGAAGCACGTAAACAGAAGAAACTAGCAGATAGAGCAGCTAGAAAAAAAATGCTTGAAGATAAAAGACAAAAAACCTTAGAGGATCGTAAGAAAGCAAAAGAAGAAAAAGACAGTGCTCCAGAAGACGAGAATCAAGACGATTAA
- a CDS encoding outer membrane protein assembly factor produces MLSSNIKIEKDALGKQVNKLVKNKQLKTFLQSTLAILFALSSFLTQAQDLSYEDSKTYTIADIKVVGNTSFSEQTIITFSKLKKGDEILIPGEEISTAIKKLWKTNLFSDIEVYLSKIEGNAAYLEIRLADLPALNELKIVGVKKSKKEALIKESKLQQGVKITENLITTTKNYIQNTNRKAGFLNTKVNINTIPVVDSLDNARVNMVLTVDRGEKVKISKINFEGNTVLSDKKLRKAMKNTKQKNPIRILKRSKYIEADFKEDINSVINKYKENGYRDARIISDTLIVNNAKTVSLNIKVEEGEKYTFGEITFIGNTVYTDQFLRRKLRIENGDTYNGVLLEKRIADNSSPDADDITNLYQDHGYLFSTINPVEVSADGNVIDMEIRISEGKPTYFNKITVVGNEKTNDHVIYREIRTRPGELYSKSNVVRTVRELSQLGFFDAEQIDPQFKNANPDDGTIDIEYGVVESGSSQIELQGGYGGGGFIGTLGLSFNNFSLKDILKKDAYKPIPSGDGQKLALRLQASRFYQTYSFQFSEPWMGGKKPVQFSTSLSHTKQFLYNAQTGKADKDKRFNITGLTLGLAKRLSVPDDYFTLSQALSFQHYNLKNYNTGLFTFGDGYSNNLSYTIGLSRNNTFNDPVFPTGGSSFSATAKLSLPYSMLNGTDYESLRVERETNQEIVNDATLDIDDRTVASNRISEIDQERFKWLEFYKLKFKGDWYTKLVDKFVFKSSLEFGYLGAYNQDRGIIPFERFFLGGDGLGSYSLDGREAVALRGYPNQGLSDNDGGTVFNKFSLELRYPITLKQSAKIYALGFLDAGASYDSFKDYNPFNVKRSAGLGVRIFMPAFGLLGIDFGHGFDPLPGNTIKHGWETHFIIGQQF; encoded by the coding sequence ATGCTATCATCGAATATCAAAATAGAGAAAGACGCTTTGGGAAAACAAGTGAACAAATTAGTTAAAAACAAACAATTGAAAACATTTTTACAATCCACATTAGCAATACTATTTGCGCTATCTAGTTTTTTAACTCAAGCGCAAGACCTCTCTTATGAGGACAGTAAAACATACACAATTGCAGACATAAAAGTTGTTGGTAACACAAGCTTTAGTGAGCAAACCATTATTACGTTTTCTAAACTTAAAAAAGGAGATGAAATACTAATTCCTGGTGAAGAAATAAGTACTGCTATTAAAAAACTATGGAAAACAAACCTCTTTAGCGATATTGAAGTATACCTTTCTAAAATTGAAGGCAATGCTGCATACCTTGAAATAAGACTTGCCGATTTACCAGCTTTAAACGAATTAAAAATTGTTGGTGTTAAGAAAAGCAAAAAAGAAGCCTTAATTAAAGAAAGCAAGCTTCAACAAGGTGTAAAAATCACTGAAAACCTTATTACTACTACAAAAAACTATATTCAGAATACAAACAGAAAAGCAGGTTTTTTAAATACAAAAGTAAACATCAATACCATTCCTGTAGTAGACTCACTAGATAATGCCAGAGTAAATATGGTATTAACTGTAGATAGAGGTGAAAAGGTTAAAATTAGCAAAATCAACTTTGAAGGGAATACTGTTTTAAGCGATAAAAAGCTTAGAAAAGCCATGAAAAACACTAAGCAAAAAAACCCTATTCGTATATTAAAGCGTTCTAAATATATAGAAGCCGATTTTAAAGAAGACATAAATAGTGTTATAAACAAGTATAAGGAAAATGGATACAGAGATGCTCGTATTATTTCAGATACTTTAATTGTTAATAATGCTAAAACAGTAAGCTTAAACATTAAAGTAGAAGAAGGAGAAAAATATACCTTTGGAGAAATTACATTTATTGGTAACACCGTTTATACAGACCAATTTTTAAGACGTAAGTTAAGAATTGAAAATGGAGATACTTATAATGGTGTTTTATTAGAAAAACGAATTGCAGACAATTCAAGTCCAGATGCAGACGATATTACAAATCTTTACCAAGATCATGGTTATTTATTCTCTACTATTAATCCAGTTGAGGTAAGTGCAGATGGCAATGTAATAGACATGGAAATTAGAATTTCGGAAGGTAAACCAACTTATTTTAACAAAATTACTGTAGTTGGAAACGAGAAAACTAACGATCATGTTATTTATAGAGAAATAAGAACACGACCAGGCGAATTATATAGTAAATCTAACGTTGTACGTACAGTTCGTGAATTAAGTCAGTTAGGTTTCTTTGATGCAGAACAAATTGATCCTCAGTTTAAAAACGCAAACCCAGATGATGGAACTATAGATATAGAATATGGTGTTGTAGAGTCTGGATCTAGCCAAATAGAACTACAAGGTGGTTATGGTGGTGGTGGTTTTATTGGTACATTAGGTTTATCATTTAACAACTTCTCATTAAAAGATATTCTTAAAAAGGATGCATACAAACCAATTCCTTCTGGAGATGGTCAAAAATTAGCATTACGTTTACAAGCAAGTCGTTTTTACCAAACCTATAGTTTTCAGTTTTCAGAGCCTTGGATGGGTGGAAAAAAACCAGTACAATTTTCAACATCGTTATCGCATACTAAGCAGTTTTTATATAATGCGCAAACCGGAAAAGCTGATAAAGACAAACGTTTTAATATTACAGGTCTTACATTGGGTTTAGCTAAACGTTTATCTGTACCAGACGATTACTTTACGCTATCTCAAGCGTTGAGTTTTCAACACTACAATTTAAAAAACTACAACACAGGATTATTTACTTTTGGTGATGGTTATTCTAACAATTTATCTTACACAATAGGACTAAGTAGAAATAACACCTTTAACGATCCCGTTTTCCCAACAGGAGGATCTAGTTTCTCAGCAACAGCAAAATTATCCCTACCATATTCTATGCTTAATGGCACAGACTACGAATCTTTACGCGTAGAGCGAGAAACAAATCAAGAGATTGTAAACGATGCTACTCTAGATATTGATGATAGAACTGTTGCATCAAATAGAATTTCTGAAATTGACCAAGAACGTTTTAAATGGTTAGAATTTTATAAATTAAAATTTAAAGGAGATTGGTACACAAAATTAGTAGATAAATTCGTTTTTAAATCAAGTTTAGAATTTGGTTATTTAGGTGCATATAATCAAGATAGAGGTATTATTCCTTTCGAGCGTTTCTTTCTTGGAGGTGATGGACTAGGAAGTTATAGTTTAGATGGTAGAGAAGCCGTTGCTTTAAGAGGCTACCCAAACCAAGGACTATCAGATAACGATGGAGGAACAGTCTTTAATAAATTCTCTTTAGAATTACGTTATCCAATTACACTAAAGCAATCAGCAAAAATATATGCCTTAGGTTTCTTAGACGCTGGAGCATCATACGACAGTTTTAAAGACTACAACCCGTTTAACGTAAAACGTTCTGCAGGTTTAGGAGTTAGAATATTTATGCCTGCCTTTGGTTTATTAGGTATTGATTTCGGACATGGTTTCGATCCACTTCCAGGAAATACAATAAAGCATGGATGGGAAACTCACTTTATTATCGGACAACAATTTTAA
- the murI gene encoding glutamate racemase, protein MSKQPIGIFDSGVGGTSIWKEMHLCLPLESSIYLADSLNAPYGQKGKDKIIELSIKNTEFLLNKNCKLIVIACNTATTNAISVLREKYNVPIIGIEPAIKPAALNTQTKAIGILATKGTLSSALFHNTSNLYSNGITIVEQVGQGIVELIETGNYESIEMEMLLKSYLKPMLEANIDYLVLGCTHYPYLIPMLTKLLPNHVKIIDSGLAVAKQTKAVLEQHNLLNAETLKPKNKFYINLKNTEVMQSLLGDTFYVDYLEF, encoded by the coding sequence ATGAGTAAACAACCTATTGGCATATTCGATTCTGGCGTTGGTGGCACTTCCATATGGAAAGAAATGCACTTGTGTTTGCCTCTCGAAAGTTCTATTTATTTAGCCGATAGTTTAAATGCGCCTTATGGGCAAAAAGGTAAAGACAAAATTATTGAGCTTAGTATAAAAAACACCGAGTTCCTTTTAAATAAAAACTGTAAACTTATTGTTATTGCTTGTAATACTGCAACAACAAATGCTATTAGTGTTTTAAGAGAAAAATATAATGTTCCAATTATTGGCATTGAACCAGCAATTAAACCAGCTGCATTAAATACGCAAACAAAAGCTATTGGTATTTTAGCCACTAAAGGCACGCTATCTAGTGCGTTGTTTCACAATACATCTAACTTATATTCAAATGGCATAACCATTGTAGAGCAAGTTGGCCAAGGTATTGTAGAATTAATTGAAACTGGAAACTATGAGTCTATTGAGATGGAAATGCTGCTTAAAAGCTATTTAAAACCAATGCTTGAAGCCAATATAGATTATCTAGTACTTGGTTGCACGCATTATCCATATCTTATTCCTATGCTTACTAAATTACTTCCTAATCATGTTAAAATTATAGATTCTGGTTTGGCAGTTGCTAAACAAACTAAAGCTGTTTTAGAGCAACATAATTTATTAAATGCCGAAACACTAAAACCAAAGAATAAGTTTTATATTAATTTGAAGAACACCGAAGTAATGCAATCTCTTTTGGGAGATACGTTTTATGTTGATTATTTAGAGTTTTAA
- a CDS encoding LytTR family DNA-binding domain-containing protein has protein sequence MKLNSIIVEDEETSREILKNYLKKYCPNVNVVGEAANINEGLELIRNNELDLVFLDVEMPYGNAFDLLDKVGDRDFETVFVTAYNNYAIEALNAHASYYLMKPIAIDDLIKAVDYVVEIKTKEDALQDQVLVPKTNNNVAGKITIPQQNGFEVISTADILFCKADDNYTEIHLNNNKKKVVSKTLKYFEQALEDSNFARVHKSYLVNVNEVVKYVKGKGGSVILSNGKEVMVSPSRKSELLSYFK, from the coding sequence ATGAAACTAAACTCAATAATAGTAGAAGACGAAGAAACAAGTAGAGAGATTCTTAAAAACTATCTCAAAAAATACTGTCCAAACGTAAATGTTGTTGGTGAAGCAGCAAACATAAACGAAGGCTTAGAGTTAATAAGAAACAACGAGTTAGATTTGGTTTTTTTAGATGTAGAAATGCCTTATGGTAATGCCTTCGATTTACTAGATAAGGTGGGAGACAGAGATTTTGAAACCGTTTTTGTAACTGCATACAACAATTATGCAATTGAGGCTTTAAATGCACACGCAAGCTATTATTTAATGAAACCTATTGCAATAGACGATTTAATAAAGGCAGTAGATTATGTAGTAGAAATTAAAACAAAAGAAGATGCACTACAAGATCAAGTTTTAGTACCAAAAACCAATAATAATGTAGCTGGAAAAATAACCATTCCACAACAAAATGGATTCGAAGTTATAAGTACTGCAGATATTCTATTTTGTAAAGCCGATGACAATTATACCGAAATCCATTTAAACAACAACAAAAAGAAAGTAGTAAGCAAAACACTTAAGTATTTTGAGCAGGCCTTAGAAGATTCTAATTTTGCGCGTGTGCATAAAAGTTACTTAGTTAATGTAAACGAAGTTGTAAAATATGTAAAAGGAAAAGGAGGAAGCGTAATTTTAAGTAACGGAAAAGAAGTGATGGTTTCGCCATCTAGAAAATCTGAATTATTATCTTATTTTAAATAA
- a CDS encoding isoprenyl transferase, which translates to MDTSKINTSKLPKHVAIIMDGNGRWAKQKGFLRAIGHENGTKSVRQTVEASAELGIENLTLYAFSTENWNRPKLEVDTLMRLLVSSLKKEIKTLQKNNIKLNAIGNLSNLPKKVFKELNEVIENTKSNTRMTLTLALSYGSRDELLNAIKEISDKVKNNIISSENIDESIINEHLYTQNLPDVDLLIRTSGEQRISNFLLWQIAYAELYFTKVLWPDFTQQHLCDAIIEYQNRERRFGKTSEQIS; encoded by the coding sequence TTGGATACAAGCAAGATAAATACAAGTAAATTACCAAAACATGTTGCCATTATTATGGATGGCAATGGTCGTTGGGCTAAACAAAAAGGCTTTCTTCGTGCTATTGGTCACGAAAATGGCACAAAATCCGTACGCCAAACCGTTGAAGCGAGTGCAGAACTAGGTATAGAAAACCTAACATTATACGCATTCTCTACAGAAAACTGGAACAGGCCAAAGTTAGAAGTAGATACTTTAATGAGGCTTTTAGTATCTTCTTTAAAGAAAGAAATTAAGACACTTCAAAAAAACAACATAAAACTTAATGCTATTGGTAATCTCTCTAACTTACCTAAAAAGGTCTTTAAAGAACTTAATGAGGTAATAGAGAATACTAAAAGCAATACACGCATGACATTAACCTTAGCATTAAGCTATGGTTCTCGTGATGAATTACTAAATGCCATTAAAGAAATAAGCGATAAAGTTAAAAATAATATAATTTCTTCTGAAAATATTGACGAATCGATTATTAATGAGCATCTTTACACGCAAAATTTACCAGATGTAGACCTACTTATTAGAACCAGTGGAGAACAACGCATCAGTAATTTTTTACTCTGGCAAATAGCTTATGCTGAATTATACTTTACAAAAGTATTATGGCCAGATTTTACACAGCAACACCTTTGTGATGCTATCATCGAATATCAAAATAGAGAAAGACGCTTTGGGAAAACAAGTGAACAAATTAGTTAA
- a CDS encoding SIMPL domain-containing protein, whose product MKHSIYLALLLYASFTSAQIRGNATTISRQNVIHAESLGNANTYGNNLNTFRQRNLVPNPVITIDVKALNNIVADSYTAVFNLVQIGETAEDTNRLMNARVNSVKSALTTQGIFNKDIIIDVISFVPVYETVVEKKLFSKTYTEVPKGFELQQNLHIKFTKVNQFEKVLAACAKNEIYNLVKVDYFINNIEAVYTKLRAEILKTLKEKKQFYLDLGFDLTNYKPTMADTKYCHFPREFYKNYQAFNSISLEAIKKNKGIVKAKKQTSYYYDPLSFKEYDIIINPSIVEPVIQIGMEIKLQYREKPETPKPIEKVKEVIKNKYFILSKDGELTVKELKLEN is encoded by the coding sequence ATGAAACACTCAATTTACTTAGCCTTATTATTATACGCTTCTTTTACATCTGCACAAATTAGAGGTAATGCAACTACTATTTCTAGGCAAAATGTTATACATGCAGAATCGCTTGGCAATGCTAATACTTATGGTAACAACTTGAATACTTTTAGGCAGCGAAATCTAGTGCCAAATCCAGTAATTACAATAGATGTAAAAGCACTTAACAATATTGTAGCAGATTCTTACACAGCTGTTTTTAACTTGGTTCAAATTGGTGAAACGGCAGAAGACACCAATAGATTAATGAACGCGCGTGTTAATAGCGTAAAAAGCGCTTTAACGACTCAAGGTATATTTAACAAGGATATTATTATAGATGTTATTTCTTTTGTTCCTGTTTACGAAACTGTAGTTGAAAAAAAATTATTTAGTAAAACTTATACTGAAGTTCCCAAAGGCTTCGAGTTACAGCAAAACTTACATATTAAGTTCACTAAGGTTAATCAGTTTGAAAAGGTATTAGCAGCTTGTGCAAAAAACGAAATTTACAATTTAGTAAAAGTGGATTATTTTATAAATAATATTGAAGCTGTTTACACAAAGCTAAGAGCCGAAATTTTAAAAACACTTAAAGAAAAAAAGCAATTTTATTTAGACTTAGGTTTCGATTTAACAAACTACAAACCAACAATGGCAGACACTAAATACTGTCATTTTCCAAGAGAATTCTACAAAAACTATCAAGCTTTCAATAGTATTTCTTTAGAAGCTATAAAAAAGAACAAAGGCATAGTAAAAGCAAAAAAACAAACCTCTTACTATTACGACCCATTGTCTTTTAAAGAATATGATATTATTATAAACCCATCTATTGTAGAACCTGTAATCCAAATAGGAATGGAAATAAAACTACAGTATAGAGAAAAACCTGAAACACCAAAACCTATAGAAAAAGTAAAAGAAGTAATAAAAAATAAGTATTTCATTCTGTCTAAAGATGGAGAGCTTACAGTAAAAGAATTAAAATTAGAAAATTAA
- a CDS encoding histidine kinase has translation MKHIKLYISYILFIICSCTLYGQQSDAIETEGQIKNEAFFYIRGLVKEEESSEAIKDVNVEINGGAYTSSNGAGEFRVRAKIGDELIISHKDFETIYYTVKSDERITVNVLPKTSYSSSKLFKRTQNNSFNNLIDSALVYKKKSANKSIQFVTESIKKSESVKQNAEAFEVLADIYMHWKQYDLAVSNYRISLNSYNSNEVKLKLGEAYMLNSNYQESVSVLEELNQKELSNYQLVELNEGLGDVFYKMKDYTKSVASYNKGLSIAQKHLIAPKVTDLNSKIAQSFDASGSTDKAKKYYSNSLDLATQENKTRAIKEKVKVADFNNSNRNFDDEIRLRQEAILDIKDIEKDSIIDIESSYTIQKQNYKIGNALYMQKNYAEAIPYLEKSIVEAGEREDLVVEKDANRKLSEVFEESGDYESARKTYDEYIKSVEALFVKKEQQITQAARFNKSIAEKQNRITSLESDRELSESRYQLNQEQNKSQKIIIYSLIGGLLLLLFAAYLMYKYIKQQRLANNLLALKSLRSQMNPHFIFNALNSVNSFIATNDERTANKYLSDFSKLMRAVLENSEQDFIPLAKEVELLQLYTKLEHFRFQDKFDYNITVDEAINVEDYQIPPMLLQPYIENAVWHGLRYKEEKGQLDISITKKSKDEITITITDNGIGREKSKSLKTENQQKQNSKGMGNIKKRVAILNEMYKDKVDVFIDELYKGQTEGDIGTKVVVTLKRD, from the coding sequence ATGAAGCACATTAAATTATATATAAGTTATATTCTATTCATTATTTGCTCGTGTACATTGTATGGACAGCAAAGCGATGCTATAGAAACAGAAGGTCAAATTAAAAACGAAGCTTTTTTCTACATTCGTGGTCTAGTAAAGGAAGAAGAATCTAGTGAAGCTATTAAAGATGTTAATGTCGAAATAAATGGAGGCGCGTACACATCGTCTAATGGAGCTGGCGAATTTAGAGTACGAGCAAAAATTGGAGACGAACTTATTATTAGTCACAAAGACTTTGAAACCATTTATTACACCGTAAAAAGTGATGAGCGTATTACTGTAAATGTATTACCAAAAACGTCGTATTCAAGTAGTAAGTTATTTAAAAGAACGCAAAATAACTCATTTAACAATTTAATAGATTCGGCATTAGTTTACAAGAAAAAATCTGCCAATAAAAGTATACAATTTGTAACAGAAAGCATTAAAAAGAGTGAGTCTGTAAAGCAAAATGCTGAAGCCTTCGAAGTGCTTGCCGACATTTATATGCATTGGAAACAATACGATTTAGCAGTTTCTAATTATAGAATAAGCCTTAATAGTTACAATTCTAACGAAGTAAAATTGAAGTTAGGAGAAGCATACATGCTTAATAGTAATTATCAAGAAAGTGTTTCGGTTTTAGAAGAATTAAATCAGAAGGAATTATCCAATTATCAATTAGTTGAGTTAAACGAAGGACTTGGTGATGTTTTTTATAAAATGAAAGACTATACAAAGTCTGTCGCTTCGTACAATAAAGGATTAAGTATTGCTCAAAAACACTTAATTGCACCTAAAGTAACCGACTTAAATTCTAAAATAGCCCAATCGTTTGATGCTAGCGGAAGCACTGATAAAGCAAAAAAATATTATAGTAATTCGCTAGATTTAGCAACGCAAGAGAATAAAACACGAGCAATAAAAGAGAAAGTGAAAGTTGCAGATTTTAATAACTCTAATAGAAATTTTGATGACGAAATTCGCCTTAGACAAGAGGCTATTTTAGATATTAAAGATATTGAAAAAGATTCTATAATAGATATTGAAAGCAGTTACACCATTCAAAAACAAAACTATAAAATTGGTAATGCATTATATATGCAAAAAAACTATGCTGAAGCGATACCATATTTAGAAAAAAGTATAGTAGAGGCAGGCGAGCGAGAGGATTTAGTGGTTGAAAAAGATGCCAATAGGAAGCTGTCGGAAGTTTTTGAAGAATCTGGAGATTATGAAAGTGCTAGAAAAACTTACGACGAATATATTAAGTCTGTTGAAGCACTTTTTGTAAAAAAAGAGCAGCAAATAACACAAGCTGCGCGTTTTAATAAAAGTATTGCCGAAAAACAAAACCGCATCACCTCTCTAGAAAGCGATCGAGAACTATCGGAAAGTAGATATCAATTAAACCAGGAACAAAATAAGAGCCAGAAAATAATAATTTATTCACTTATTGGTGGATTGTTACTATTACTTTTTGCAGCTTATTTAATGTATAAGTATATTAAACAACAACGCTTGGCAAATAATTTATTGGCTTTAAAATCTTTACGAAGCCAAATGAATCCTCATTTTATATTTAACGCATTAAATTCTGTCAATAGCTTTATTGCCACAAACGATGAGCGCACAGCAAATAAATATTTAAGCGATTTTTCTAAGCTAATGCGAGCCGTTTTAGAAAATAGTGAGCAAGATTTTATTCCTTTAGCAAAAGAAGTAGAGTTATTGCAATTATATACAAAACTGGAACATTTTAGATTTCAAGATAAGTTCGATTATAATATTACAGTAGACGAAGCCATAAATGTGGAAGATTACCAAATTCCGCCAATGTTATTGCAGCCTTATATAGAAAATGCGGTTTGGCATGGCTTACGATATAAAGAAGAAAAAGGGCAGCTTGATATTTCTATAACAAAAAAGAGTAAAGATGAAATTACTATAACCATTACAGATAATGGTATTGGTCGAGAAAAATCTAAGTCACTTAAAACCGAAAACCAGCAGAAACAGAATTCTAAAGGCATGGGAAATATAAAAAAGCGAGTTGCTATTTTAAATGAAATGTATAAAGATAAAGTTGATGTTTTTATAGACGAATTATATAAAGGACAAACTGAAGGAGATATTGGAACTAAGGTTGTTGTTACTTTGAAACGAGATTAG
- a CDS encoding OmpH family outer membrane protein, which translates to MKQIKTLLIAATLFFGATSFTNAQSKVAHINTTDLIQAMPDMKVAQADMERIGKTYQSDIEAMKLELKTKTERFEAEATTKTQEENEKRYVEVQTDQQSMQQYAANAQQQLQKKEMELLKPITEKAKAAILKVAKAQGFDYVLDSSPQGGVIMAEGKDLLADVKRELGF; encoded by the coding sequence ATGAAACAAATTAAAACATTACTAATTGCAGCAACATTATTTTTTGGAGCTACTAGCTTTACAAACGCTCAATCTAAGGTTGCCCACATTAATACAACAGACTTAATTCAAGCAATGCCTGATATGAAAGTTGCTCAAGCAGATATGGAACGTATTGGTAAAACTTACCAATCTGATATTGAAGCTATGAAACTAGAATTAAAAACTAAAACTGAACGTTTTGAAGCAGAAGCTACTACAAAAACTCAAGAAGAGAACGAAAAGCGTTATGTTGAAGTACAGACAGATCAACAATCTATGCAACAATATGCAGCTAATGCTCAACAGCAATTACAAAAGAAAGAAATGGAGCTTTTAAAGCCTATTACTGAAAAAGCTAAAGCAGCAATCTTAAAAGTAGCTAAAGCTCAAGGTTTTGACTATGTATTAGATTCTTCTCCTCAAGGTGGAGTAATTATGGCTGAAGGTAAAGATTTACTTGCAGATGTAAAGAGAGAATTAGGATTCTAA